The Euphorbia lathyris chromosome 8, ddEupLath1.1, whole genome shotgun sequence genome has a window encoding:
- the LOC136203559 gene encoding 6,7-dimethyl-8-ribityllumazine synthase, chloroplastic-like isoform X1 yields MAPIAASRLRLASSSATHIHSNHAHHGFLPHRPANLSFSSSTSMTGLGASVSFERRKEHSSFVETAAVRHLVGSLTRTEGLRFAVVVARFNEIVTKPLLEGALETFKSYSVNEEDIDVVWVPGSFEIGVVAEKLGKSRKYHAILCIGAVVRGDTTHYDAVANSAASGVLSAGLNSGVPCIFGVLTCDDMEQAINRAGGKSGNKGAEGALTAIEMASLFEHHLK; encoded by the exons ATGGCTCCAATTGCTGCTTCGCGTCTCCGTCTTGCATCTTCGTCTGCTACTCATATTCATAGTAACCATGCCCACCATGGCTTTCTTCCTCATAGACCGGCGAACCTCTCCTTCTCCTCTTCTACTTCTATGACAG GGTTGGGTGCATCGGTTTCATTCGAGAGGAGGAAGGAGCATTCGTCGTTTGTGGAAACGGCGGCTGTTAGACATTTGGTCGGATCCCTCACCAGAACAGAGGGCCTTCGCTTCGCTGTG GTTGTAGCAAGGTTCAATGAGATTGTGACGAAGCCGCTTTTGGAGGGAGCTCTGGAAACTTTCAAGAGCTACTCAGTTAATGAAGAAGATATTGAT GTCGTCTGGGTTCCTGGCAGTTTTGAAATAGGTGTTGTTGCAGAAAAGCTTGGGAAGTCACGGAAGTATCATGCAATTTTATGCATTGGAGCTGTG GTAAGAGGTGATACTACGCATTATGATGCAGTTGCTAATTCAGCAGCATCCGGAGTACTTTCAGCTGGTTTAAATTCAG GAGTTCCATGCATATTTGGTGTTCTGACATGCGACGACATGGAGCAG GCCATAAATCGAGCTGGTGGGAAATCTGGGAATAAGGGTGCTGAGGGAGCATTGACAGCT ATTGAGATGGCTTCCTTGTTTGAGCATCATTTGAAGTAG
- the LOC136203559 gene encoding 6,7-dimethyl-8-ribityllumazine synthase, chloroplastic-like isoform X2, translating to MAPIAASRLRLASSSATHIHSNHAHHGFLPHRPANLSFSSSTSMTGLGASVSFERRKEHSSFVETAAVRHLVGSLTRTEGLRFAVVVARFNEIVTKPLLEGALETFKSYSVNEEDIDVVWVPGSFEIGVVAEKLGKSRKYHAILCIGAVVRGDTTHYDAVANSAASGVLSAGLNSGHKSSWWEIWE from the exons ATGGCTCCAATTGCTGCTTCGCGTCTCCGTCTTGCATCTTCGTCTGCTACTCATATTCATAGTAACCATGCCCACCATGGCTTTCTTCCTCATAGACCGGCGAACCTCTCCTTCTCCTCTTCTACTTCTATGACAG GGTTGGGTGCATCGGTTTCATTCGAGAGGAGGAAGGAGCATTCGTCGTTTGTGGAAACGGCGGCTGTTAGACATTTGGTCGGATCCCTCACCAGAACAGAGGGCCTTCGCTTCGCTGTG GTTGTAGCAAGGTTCAATGAGATTGTGACGAAGCCGCTTTTGGAGGGAGCTCTGGAAACTTTCAAGAGCTACTCAGTTAATGAAGAAGATATTGAT GTCGTCTGGGTTCCTGGCAGTTTTGAAATAGGTGTTGTTGCAGAAAAGCTTGGGAAGTCACGGAAGTATCATGCAATTTTATGCATTGGAGCTGTG GTAAGAGGTGATACTACGCATTATGATGCAGTTGCTAATTCAGCAGCATCCGGAGTACTTTCAGCTGGTTTAAATTCAG GCCATAAATCGAGCTGGTGGGAAATCTGGGAATAA